From Deltaproteobacteria bacterium, the proteins below share one genomic window:
- a CDS encoding leucyl aminopeptidase, translating to MKLSVDSHEPARVKADLLALPLPTLAAGGRLPARAAALDRALGGALALAAQSGDFRGRRGEHQIVYARGRTGPRRVLLLGLGDEAKLDAEGLRQAAGRALGAAAGRGARQLAIALPASRRVPAGPAARALAEGALLAAYRSDPWRTRREDEKPPVARTTLLVERAADLAAAREAAELGTVLAECQNLARRLSNEPPNALTPEALAREARKVAGEVGLTVRVLDVAELRRRKMGALLGVGQGSQHPPRLVVLEHKPRRGRTRPTVCLVGKGITFDSGGISIKPSAGMHEMKHDMSGAATVVATLRAAALLDLPLHLVGILAAAENLPGGEAYRPGDILTSMSGLTIEVQNTDAEGRLVLCDALHYARTTWEPAAMIDLATLTGACVVALGSAACGLFGTHEGLVDALRRAGDAAGERAWPMPLFDEHREQMKSPVADLKNVSGSRDAGACTAAAFLSRFVGDVPWAHLDIAGTAYTSKAGPCQPYGATGFGVRLLVQLLQEWPRLGLG from the coding sequence ATGAAGCTGTCGGTCGATTCGCACGAGCCGGCCCGCGTGAAGGCGGACCTGCTCGCCCTGCCCCTGCCCACCCTGGCCGCCGGCGGCCGGCTTCCCGCCCGCGCCGCCGCGCTCGACCGCGCGCTCGGGGGCGCGCTCGCGCTCGCGGCGCAGAGCGGCGACTTCCGGGGCCGGCGGGGCGAGCACCAGATCGTGTACGCGCGCGGCCGGACCGGCCCGCGCCGCGTGCTGCTGCTGGGCCTCGGCGACGAGGCGAAGCTCGACGCCGAGGGCCTGCGCCAGGCCGCGGGCCGCGCGCTCGGCGCCGCCGCCGGCCGCGGCGCCCGCCAGCTCGCGATCGCGCTCCCCGCGAGCCGCCGCGTCCCGGCCGGCCCCGCCGCCCGGGCCCTGGCCGAGGGCGCCCTGCTCGCCGCCTACCGCTCCGACCCCTGGCGCACCCGGCGCGAGGACGAGAAGCCGCCCGTCGCGCGCACCACCCTGCTCGTCGAGCGCGCCGCCGACCTCGCCGCCGCGCGCGAGGCCGCCGAGCTCGGCACCGTCCTCGCCGAGTGCCAGAACCTGGCGCGCCGGCTCTCCAACGAGCCGCCCAACGCGCTCACCCCCGAGGCCCTCGCCCGCGAGGCGCGCAAGGTGGCGGGCGAGGTGGGCCTCACGGTCCGCGTGCTCGACGTCGCCGAGCTGCGCCGGCGCAAGATGGGGGCGCTCCTCGGGGTGGGCCAGGGCAGCCAGCACCCGCCGCGCCTCGTCGTGCTCGAGCACAAGCCCCGGCGCGGCCGCACGCGGCCCACCGTGTGCCTGGTGGGCAAGGGCATCACCTTCGACTCGGGCGGCATCTCGATCAAGCCCTCCGCCGGCATGCACGAGATGAAGCACGACATGTCGGGCGCGGCGACCGTGGTCGCGACGCTGCGCGCGGCGGCGCTCCTCGACCTGCCGCTGCACCTGGTCGGGATCCTGGCCGCGGCCGAGAACCTGCCCGGCGGCGAGGCCTATCGGCCTGGCGACATCCTCACCTCCATGTCCGGGCTCACCATCGAGGTCCAGAACACCGACGCCGAGGGCCGGCTCGTGCTGTGCGACGCGCTCCACTACGCGCGCACCACCTGGGAGCCGGCCGCGATGATCGACCTGGCCACCCTCACCGGCGCCTGCGTGGTCGCGCTCGGCAGCGCGGCCTGCGGGCTCTTCGGGACCCACGAGGGGCTGGTCGACGCGCTGCGCCGCGCGGGCGACGCGGCCGGCGAGCGCGCCTGGCCGATGCCGCTCTTCGACGAGCACCGCGAGCAGATGAAGAGCCCCGTCGCCGACCTCAAGAACGTGAGCGGCAGCCGCGACGCCGGCGCGTGTACGGCGGCCGCCTTCCTCTCGCGCTTCGTCGGCGACGTGCCCTGGGCGCACCTCGACATCGCCGGCACCGCCTACACGAGCAAGGCCGGGCCCTGCCAGCCCTACGGCGCCACGGGCTTCGGCGTGCGCCTGCTGGTCCAGCTCCTCCAGGAGTGGCCGCGGCTCGGGCTCGGCTGA
- a CDS encoding MotA/TolQ/ExbB proton channel family protein — MALVLAGTHWGVRLASLDILDLILQASWLAKLVLLLLAIASVVSWAIIAFKWRELRRAAQDSETFLEVYHEGSLESAHEAARELSSSPLAQVFLEGYGELSRIARYAGKSLGGGLGELQQRALERVVEWSAASEAQRLERGLEFLATTGSAAPFVGLFGTVVGIIASFHQIGEAGSASLAVVAPGIAEALIATAMGLFAAIPASIFYNHYVGELRKLGNSIDLFTAQFQADLRARGPRVAEGGPRATVG, encoded by the coding sequence ATGGCGCTGGTTCTCGCCGGGACGCACTGGGGGGTACGTCTCGCGAGCCTCGACATCCTCGACCTGATCCTTCAGGCGAGTTGGCTCGCCAAGCTCGTCCTCCTCCTGCTCGCCATCGCATCGGTCGTCAGCTGGGCGATCATCGCCTTCAAGTGGCGCGAGCTCCGGCGAGCGGCCCAAGATAGCGAGACGTTCCTCGAGGTGTACCACGAGGGCTCGCTCGAGTCGGCCCACGAGGCCGCGCGCGAGCTGTCGTCGAGCCCGCTCGCCCAGGTGTTCCTCGAGGGCTACGGCGAGCTCTCGCGCATCGCACGCTACGCGGGCAAGTCGCTCGGCGGCGGCCTCGGGGAGCTGCAGCAGCGCGCGCTCGAGCGGGTCGTCGAGTGGAGCGCCGCCAGCGAGGCGCAGCGGCTCGAGCGCGGGCTCGAGTTCCTCGCCACGACCGGCAGCGCCGCGCCCTTCGTCGGGCTGTTCGGGACGGTGGTCGGCATCATCGCCTCCTTCCACCAGATCGGGGAGGCGGGCAGCGCGAGCCTCGCGGTGGTGGCGCCCGGCATCGCCGAGGCCCTGATCGCGACGGCGATGGGTCTGTTCGCCGCGATCCCGGCCTCGATCTTCTACAACCACTACGTCGGCGAGCTGCGCAAGCTCGGCAACTCGATCGACCTCTTCACCGCGCAGTTCCAGGCCGACCTGCGGGCGCGCGGCCCGCGCGTGGCCGAGGGCGGCCCGCGCGCGACGGTGGGCTGA
- a CDS encoding ExbD/TolR family protein: MAAVRRGGHGGLSAEINVTPFVDVMLVLLVIFMVTAPLMQQGMDVDLPETTTQPLRLSEEPLVLTVQRDGRTFLAREEIALDGLEAKLGAVFAARGDKELYLRADREAPYGLVVQAMAAARGAGATRLGIVTEPEP, from the coding sequence ATGGCGGCGGTCCGGCGCGGCGGGCACGGGGGCCTCAGCGCGGAGATCAACGTCACGCCCTTCGTGGACGTGATGCTGGTGCTGCTCGTGATCTTCATGGTGACGGCGCCGCTCATGCAGCAGGGCATGGACGTGGACCTGCCCGAGACCACCACCCAGCCCCTGCGCCTGTCCGAGGAGCCGCTGGTGCTGACCGTGCAGCGCGACGGCCGCACCTTCCTGGCCCGCGAGGAGATCGCGCTCGACGGCCTCGAGGCGAAGCTCGGGGCGGTGTTCGCGGCCCGGGGCGACAAGGAGCTCTACCTGCGCGCCGACCGCGAAGCCCCCTACGGCCTGGTCGTCCAGGCCATGGCCGCGGCCCGCGGCGCGGGCGCCACCCGGCTCGGCATCGTGACCGAGCCCGAGCCCTGA
- a CDS encoding energy transducer TonB, with protein MRDRSRRRSIDWLDPDAARRRELRRFVGWSAAAHALVLGALAWSPGPGAPKLPGVVTVDLVAMAAPASGPASARAARAPSPRAPARPQAAPKPIPKPEPPKPAPRPEPPRREAALPKPQPAPEPKKARERAQADPKPEPEPGPRPEAKPREPAKPQPPPKPEPARAAKPPEPPKPPREEEAYDDVLAELRAERGESRPAPVASAAPAAGVAGATGVAGASARGAGQPLDADVAFWLRAAKLHVESAWILPPGIQRAALRTVVSVRLDEGGRVLGAPRVTERSANPWYDESVVRAIQKASPLPPPPESGEWRFEFTPPGSAG; from the coding sequence TTGCGCGACCGCTCGCGGAGGCGCTCGATCGACTGGCTGGACCCCGACGCCGCGCGGCGCCGGGAGCTGCGGCGCTTCGTCGGGTGGTCGGCCGCCGCGCACGCGCTCGTGCTCGGCGCGCTCGCCTGGAGCCCGGGGCCCGGGGCCCCGAAGCTGCCGGGGGTCGTGACGGTGGACCTGGTGGCGATGGCGGCCCCGGCGTCGGGGCCGGCCAGCGCGCGTGCGGCGCGCGCGCCGAGCCCGCGGGCGCCTGCGCGGCCCCAGGCCGCGCCGAAGCCGATCCCGAAGCCCGAGCCGCCGAAGCCGGCGCCCAGGCCCGAGCCCCCGCGCCGCGAGGCGGCGCTGCCGAAGCCGCAGCCGGCGCCCGAGCCGAAGAAGGCGCGCGAGCGCGCGCAGGCCGACCCGAAGCCCGAGCCGGAGCCCGGGCCCAGGCCCGAGGCGAAGCCGCGCGAGCCCGCGAAGCCGCAGCCGCCGCCGAAGCCGGAGCCCGCCCGCGCGGCCAAGCCACCCGAGCCTCCGAAGCCGCCGCGCGAGGAGGAGGCCTACGACGACGTGCTTGCCGAGCTGCGGGCCGAGCGCGGCGAGAGCCGGCCCGCGCCCGTCGCGAGCGCCGCACCCGCGGCGGGCGTCGCCGGCGCAACCGGCGTCGCGGGCGCGTCGGCGCGGGGCGCTGGCCAGCCGCTCGACGCCGACGTCGCCTTCTGGCTGCGCGCCGCGAAGCTCCACGTCGAGAGCGCCTGGATCCTGCCGCCCGGGATCCAGCGCGCGGCGCTGCGCACGGTCGTGAGCGTGCGCCTCGACGAGGGCGGGCGCGTGCTCGGCGCGCCGCGCGTCACCGAGCGCTCGGCGAACCCCTGGTACGACGAGAGCGTCGTGCGCGCGATCCAGAAGGCGAGCCCGCTGCCGCCGCCGCCCGAGTCCGGCGAGTGGCGCTTCGAGTTCACGCCGCCCGGGAGCGCCGGGTGA
- a CDS encoding DPP IV N-terminal domain-containing protein has translation MRRAAASLAALALLAAAAAARAQDERPTVVVTDPNARAFRAAVQEFLAQSPGSSGPAAGLDTARFRSELADALDFSGVFTSLDPAAFLAPRRTASLDGTLACADWAPIGADAVVEGVTSGGPAIAVDFRVWDVARCTALLHKRYTGGASDAGRIAKRIADDVVEAFTGKRGVASTEIAYVSTRAKAAGSAKASAGTPEIWVMDADGANARQATRNRSINGFPAWSPDGKAIVYMSYLFERAPHLFRLVRGGGLRAGRILEGLDAGTPVYRGVYDPSGQRLAVVVSRGGAPEIYVVDADGRNPRRLTRHDAIDVSPTWSPDGQRIAFVSDRSGSPNLYVMDADGGNLRRLTFGGYHTAPAWSPDGRWIAYEVRAGGGQFDLWLADPEGNGQMPLVTHPRSDENPSWAPDSRKLAFHSTRTGRPEIFVVDVDGENVRQITRGGGESTAPAWGPYPR, from the coding sequence GTGAGACGCGCCGCCGCCTCGCTCGCCGCACTGGCCCTGCTCGCCGCCGCCGCGGCCGCCCGCGCGCAGGACGAGCGGCCGACCGTGGTCGTGACCGATCCCAACGCGCGCGCCTTCCGGGCCGCCGTGCAGGAGTTCCTCGCGCAGTCCCCGGGATCCTCCGGGCCTGCGGCGGGGCTCGACACGGCGCGCTTCCGCAGCGAGCTCGCGGACGCGCTCGACTTCTCGGGCGTCTTCACGAGCCTCGACCCCGCCGCCTTCCTCGCCCCGCGCCGCACCGCCTCGCTCGACGGCACGCTCGCCTGTGCGGACTGGGCCCCGATCGGCGCGGACGCCGTCGTCGAGGGCGTGACCTCGGGCGGCCCCGCGATCGCGGTCGACTTCCGGGTCTGGGACGTCGCGCGCTGCACCGCGCTCCTGCACAAGCGCTACACGGGCGGCGCGAGCGACGCCGGGCGCATCGCCAAGCGCATCGCCGACGACGTGGTCGAGGCCTTCACCGGCAAGCGCGGGGTGGCGAGCACGGAGATCGCCTACGTCTCGACGCGCGCGAAGGCCGCCGGGTCCGCGAAGGCTTCCGCGGGCACGCCCGAGATCTGGGTGATGGATGCCGACGGCGCGAACGCGCGCCAGGCCACCCGCAACCGCTCGATCAACGGCTTCCCGGCCTGGTCGCCCGACGGCAAGGCGATCGTCTACATGTCGTATCTCTTCGAGCGCGCGCCGCACCTGTTCCGCCTGGTGCGCGGCGGCGGCCTCCGGGCCGGCCGCATCCTCGAGGGGCTCGACGCCGGAACCCCCGTGTATCGCGGCGTCTACGACCCGAGCGGCCAGCGGCTGGCCGTGGTCGTGAGCCGCGGCGGCGCGCCCGAGATCTACGTCGTCGACGCCGACGGGCGCAACCCGCGCCGGCTCACCCGGCACGACGCGATCGACGTGTCGCCCACCTGGTCGCCCGACGGCCAGCGCATCGCCTTCGTCTCCGACCGCAGCGGGTCGCCCAACCTCTACGTGATGGACGCCGACGGCGGCAACCTGCGCCGGCTCACCTTCGGGGGCTACCACACGGCGCCGGCGTGGTCGCCCGACGGGCGCTGGATCGCCTACGAGGTGCGCGCGGGCGGCGGGCAGTTCGACCTCTGGCTCGCCGACCCCGAGGGCAACGGCCAGATGCCGCTCGTCACCCACCCGCGCAGCGACGAGAACCCGAGCTGGGCGCCGGACTCGCGCAAGCTCGCCTTCCACTCCACGCGCACGGGCCGCCCCGAGATCTTCGTCGTGGACGTCGACGGCGAGAACGTGCGCCAGATCACCCGGGGTGGCGGCGAGAGCACGGCGCCCGCCTGGGGTCCGTACCCTCGCTGA
- the ybgF gene encoding tol-pal system protein YbgF: protein MRDERARRGGAPARVLAAALGGVLAAAALGGCATVAEHRKLEREVLAMKRGGSGSRVADLGAQLSEIERRLGVIEGRLEEVSHDAGLALEEARKARAEGARGGAAPGAAPLAAPPGAAPPEMPPAPAAAGPGAEPPPRAALAPAEPAAGEPPAAAGASAEEVAEYRAAHAAWRAGDLDGCIDRFKRFLQTRPTSPYADDAAYWMAECHFKQGDYKSAILRFDDVVARYPEGDKSADALYRQGEALLKLGPSYSKAAGKAFERVIEEYPSSPRAAEAKRQLDLLGAG from the coding sequence ATGCGCGACGAACGGGCGAGAAGGGGAGGCGCGCCGGCGCGCGTGCTCGCCGCTGCGTTGGGCGGCGTGCTGGCCGCGGCGGCCCTCGGCGGCTGCGCGACCGTGGCCGAGCACCGCAAGCTCGAGCGCGAGGTGCTCGCGATGAAGCGCGGCGGCTCGGGCTCGCGCGTCGCGGACCTCGGCGCGCAGCTCTCCGAGATCGAACGCCGGCTCGGCGTGATCGAGGGCCGACTCGAGGAGGTGTCGCACGACGCCGGCCTCGCGCTCGAGGAGGCCCGCAAGGCGCGCGCGGAGGGCGCGCGCGGGGGCGCGGCTCCGGGTGCGGCGCCGCTGGCCGCGCCCCCGGGCGCCGCGCCGCCGGAGATGCCCCCGGCGCCCGCTGCCGCCGGGCCCGGCGCCGAGCCGCCGCCGCGCGCCGCGCTCGCGCCGGCGGAGCCCGCGGCGGGCGAGCCTCCCGCGGCGGCCGGGGCGAGCGCGGAGGAGGTGGCCGAGTACCGCGCAGCGCACGCCGCGTGGCGCGCCGGCGACCTCGACGGCTGCATTGACCGATTCAAGCGCTTCCTGCAAACTCGCCCGACTTCGCCCTACGCGGACGACGCGGCTTACTGGATGGCGGAGTGTCACTTCAAACAGGGCGACTACAAATCCGCCATCCTCCGCTTCGACGACGTCGTGGCACGCTATCCGGAAGGGGACAAATCGGCGGATGCCCTCTATCGCCAGGGCGAGGCGCTCCTGAAGCTCGGGCCGAGCTACTCGAAGGCGGCCGGCAAGGCCTTCGAGCGGGTGATCGAGGAGTATCCGAGCTCGCCGCGGGCGGCGGAGGCGAAGCGGCAGCTCGACCTGCTGGGAGCGGGCTGA
- the dksA gene encoding RNA polymerase-binding protein DksA yields MRKRDLEKFKKILSEQRDQLAGNAKRALTGDVHLDPDDFPDEMDAASSEINLAFTGRLRERERHLLAKIEQALEKIEANEYGLCESCGEEIGLKRLEARPVAELCIDCKSEQERLERRMG; encoded by the coding sequence TTGAGGAAGCGCGACCTCGAGAAGTTCAAGAAGATCCTGAGCGAGCAGCGCGACCAGCTCGCGGGCAACGCGAAGCGCGCGCTGACCGGCGACGTGCACCTGGACCCGGACGACTTCCCCGACGAGATGGACGCCGCCTCGTCGGAGATCAACCTCGCCTTCACCGGGCGCCTGCGCGAGCGCGAGCGCCACCTGCTGGCCAAGATCGAGCAGGCCCTCGAGAAGATCGAGGCCAACGAGTACGGCCTGTGCGAGAGCTGCGGCGAGGAGATCGGGCTCAAGCGCCTCGAGGCGCGCCCCGTCGCGGAGCTGTGCATCGACTGCAAGTCCGAGCAGGAGCGTCTCGAACGACGCATGGGGTGA
- the tsaD gene encoding tRNA (adenosine(37)-N6)-threonylcarbamoyltransferase complex transferase subunit TsaD translates to MLGDRPVLGIESSCDELAAAVVRGRELLASVVHGQGDVHAPYGGVVPELASRDHARHVSQVVEAALRAAGTGPEALGGVAVTAGPGLVGSLLVGLCFAKAFAARFGLPLAGVHHVAGHLASAELADPELAPPYLGLVVSGGHTALYRIRADAPPALLGETRDDAVGEAFDKVAKLLGLPYPGGPALARVAETGDEQAVALPRPMLAGPGLDFSYSGLKTAVALEVERRSSAGGALSERERADLAASFQAAATDALVAKARRALAREGLGRLAVVGGVAANQRLRERIAAAARADGFRATFPPLALCTDNAAMIAAAGARRLARGERDDFSLGAFARAPVPA, encoded by the coding sequence ATGCTCGGCGACCGGCCGGTGCTGGGCATCGAGAGCTCGTGCGACGAGCTGGCCGCCGCGGTGGTGCGCGGCCGCGAGCTGCTCGCGAGCGTGGTGCACGGGCAGGGCGACGTGCACGCGCCCTACGGCGGCGTCGTGCCGGAGCTCGCGTCGCGCGACCACGCCCGCCACGTCTCGCAGGTGGTCGAGGCGGCGCTGCGCGCGGCCGGCACCGGGCCCGAGGCGCTCGGCGGCGTGGCGGTGACCGCCGGGCCCGGTCTCGTCGGCTCGCTCCTGGTCGGGCTCTGCTTCGCGAAGGCCTTCGCCGCGCGCTTCGGGCTGCCGCTCGCCGGTGTGCACCACGTGGCGGGGCACCTGGCGTCGGCCGAGCTGGCCGACCCGGAGCTCGCGCCGCCCTACCTGGGCCTCGTCGTCTCGGGCGGCCACACGGCGCTCTACCGGATCCGCGCCGACGCGCCGCCCGCGCTGCTCGGCGAGACCCGCGACGACGCCGTCGGCGAGGCCTTCGACAAGGTCGCGAAGCTGCTGGGGCTCCCCTACCCGGGCGGCCCGGCGCTGGCGCGCGTCGCCGAGACCGGCGACGAGCAGGCGGTGGCGCTCCCGCGGCCGATGCTGGCCGGGCCCGGCCTCGACTTCTCCTACAGCGGCCTCAAGACCGCCGTCGCGCTCGAGGTCGAGCGGCGGAGCAGCGCGGGCGGTGCCCTCTCCGAGCGCGAGCGCGCGGATCTAGCGGCGTCGTTCCAGGCCGCGGCCACCGACGCGCTGGTCGCGAAGGCGCGCCGGGCGCTCGCGCGCGAGGGGCTCGGGCGGCTCGCGGTGGTGGGCGGCGTCGCGGCCAACCAGCGCCTGCGCGAGCGGATCGCGGCGGCCGCCCGTGCCGACGGCTTCCGCGCGACCTTCCCGCCGCTCGCGCTCTGCACCGACAATGCCGCCATGATCGCGGCCGCCGGCGCGCGCCGGCTCGCGCGCGGCGAGCGCGACGACTTCTCGCTCGGCGCCTTCGCCCGCGCGCCCGTCCCGGCATGA
- the rsmA gene encoding 16S rRNA (adenine(1518)-N(6)/adenine(1519)-N(6))-dimethyltransferase RsmA, which translates to MSERAAIRALLARRGLAAHRERGQNFLVDPALAAAIADAAGIAPDDAVVEIGPGLGILTRALAARAARVVAIEIDAGLVRALGEEGGLPANVELLHADALAVDLDALAGRLGPSVRVVANLPYSASAPILRRLLALRGRLQGWLVLVQREMALRLVARPSEPDYGSLAVLHALCVRLERVRDLPAACFHPVPKVTSTLVRATPLEAAPIAPARGPVDELRDLERLVRAAFGTRRKTLVNALRAGLAPPPAQEELHAALDRLGLDHRCRAEALAPEAFLALTRALGGSRPPDQ; encoded by the coding sequence GTGAGCGAGCGTGCCGCGATCCGCGCGCTGCTCGCGCGCCGCGGCCTGGCGGCGCACCGCGAGCGCGGCCAGAACTTCCTGGTCGACCCGGCCCTGGCGGCCGCGATCGCCGACGCCGCGGGCATCGCGCCGGACGACGCGGTGGTCGAGATCGGCCCCGGCCTCGGGATCCTGACCCGCGCGCTCGCCGCGCGTGCCGCGCGCGTCGTGGCGATCGAGATCGACGCGGGGCTCGTGCGGGCGCTCGGCGAGGAGGGCGGCCTGCCGGCGAACGTCGAGCTCCTCCACGCGGACGCGCTCGCCGTGGACCTCGACGCGCTCGCGGGGCGCCTCGGCCCCTCCGTGCGGGTGGTCGCGAACCTGCCGTACTCGGCCTCGGCGCCGATCCTGCGCCGGCTCCTCGCGCTGCGCGGGCGCCTGCAGGGCTGGCTCGTGCTCGTGCAGCGCGAGATGGCGCTGCGGCTCGTGGCGCGGCCGAGCGAGCCCGACTACGGCTCGCTCGCCGTGCTGCACGCGCTCTGCGTGCGCCTCGAGCGGGTGCGCGACCTGCCGGCCGCCTGCTTCCACCCGGTCCCCAAGGTCACCTCGACGCTCGTGCGGGCCACTCCCCTCGAGGCGGCGCCGATCGCTCCGGCACGCGGACCGGTGGACGAGCTCCGGGACCTCGAGCGGCTGGTCCGGGCCGCCTTCGGGACCCGGCGCAAGACGCTCGTGAACGCGCTCCGGGCCGGGCTCGCGCCGCCGCCGGCCCAGGAGGAGCTCCATGCCGCCCTCGACCGCCTCGGGCTCGACCACCGCTGCCGGGCCGAGGCGCTCGCGCCCGAGGCGTTCCTCGCCCTCACCCGGGCCCTCGGGGGATCCCGCCCGCCAGACCAGTGA